In the Proteus vulgaris genome, one interval contains:
- a CDS encoding replication initiation protein, with protein sequence MSELVVFKANELAVSRYDLTEHETKLILCCVALLNPTLDTPSRADRTVSFTYQQYAKMMGLSPDNAYHRLNKATSELMTRTVEIIYPTGRISKRIFQWVNYAEFDRETQSLSLVFSEDILPYLFQLKKFIKYNLEHVKAFENKYSMRVYEWILKELTQRKTHKANVEISINDFKFMMMIEKKYKEFKIFNRDVLKPVSKDLNTYSNMKLAIEKRGRPADTLIFQVELDKQIDLVTELEKDPASKKEDKAIRLTPDNRLHEGLKTTLHDALTAKIQLTSFEAKFLSDMQSKYDLNGSFTWLTQKQRTTLEKILAKYGRI encoded by the coding sequence ATGTCTGAGCTTGTTGTGTTCAAAGCAAATGAATTGGCAGTTAGTCGCTATGACCTAACAGAGCATGAAACTAAATTGATATTATGTTGCGTTGCTCTATTAAATCCAACGTTAGATACCCCGTCGAGAGCAGATAGAACAGTGTCTTTCACTTATCAGCAATATGCAAAGATGATGGGCTTATCACCAGATAATGCATATCACCGCTTAAATAAAGCGACTAGTGAGTTAATGACAAGAACCGTAGAAATAATCTATCCAACTGGAAGGATATCTAAGCGCATATTCCAGTGGGTAAATTACGCTGAGTTTGACAGAGAAACACAATCCTTATCTTTGGTTTTTAGTGAAGATATATTGCCTTATTTGTTTCAGTTGAAAAAATTCATAAAATACAATCTGGAACACGTCAAAGCCTTTGAAAATAAATATTCCATGCGTGTTTACGAATGGATACTCAAAGAATTAACTCAACGTAAAACTCACAAAGCAAATGTTGAAATTAGCATTAATGATTTTAAATTCATGATGATGATCGAGAAAAAATATAAGGAATTTAAGATCTTTAACCGAGACGTGCTAAAGCCTGTAAGTAAAGATTTGAATACCTACAGCAACATGAAGTTAGCAATAGAAAAGCGCGGTCGTCCTGCTGACACCCTGATATTTCAAGTTGAACTGGATAAGCAAATTGACCTTGTGACTGAGCTGGAAAAAGATCCAGCATCAAAAAAAGAAGATAAGGCAATCCGTTTAACGCCTGATAATCGTCTTCATGAGGGGCTAAAAACAACATTGCATGATGCTTTAACGGCAAAAATTCAACTGACTAGTTTTGAAGCAAAATTCCTGAGCGATATGCAAAGCAAGTACGATCTTAACGGCTCATTTACATGGCTGACTCAAAAACAACGAACTACGCTAGAGAAAATTCTGGCGAAATACGGGCGGATATGA